CTGTCGCTGATTTGCCCGGTCGAATCCAGATAACCTTCTTTCAGATTGCGGGTCCCGGTCGTAAAGCCCATTTCCGTTTTTTGTTCCGCTTGCGGCTTTTTCCCCTGAATGTTAACCAGCCCGCCAGGCGATCCATTCCCATAAAGCACCGATGCCGGACCTTTCAGGATATCCACGCTTTCAATCATCAGGGGATCGATCCGTGCCTTGGTATTGCCAGTCACGTTATAGGGGAGCTGCAGGCCGTTGTAATACTCCTGCTCTACCGTAAAACCACGAATTTTGTATTCGCTCATGTACGAGGTACTGCCCCGCACTTCCGTAGATACGCCCGGCGCGTAGCGTAAGATCTCATTCACCGAGTTCGCGTGGCGCTGCTCGATCTCTTTACTGTCGATGGTGTTAATGACCTGCGGCGTTTTGCTTTCCGGCACAGCCGACTTGGTGGCGCTGTTGGTCCAGGCGGGCAGCAGACTCTCCTGACCGGCGGCCGTCACGACAATGGTTGATTCTTCGGCATAGGACGGGAGTGTCAGTGCCAGGGTGATACATCCAGAGAGCGCGCGCAACGTAAAACAATGGGTGGTTTTCATGGGTTAATTATTATATGAGAAATGGAACGACAATTATTCGCATTTTCATTAACAAATCAAGCGATCCCTCCCCCTTTACATTCACGTAGTTACGGAACCTGCGGAAAGAAAAACGGCCCCCGCAGGAGCCGTTCTGTTAATTTCGCCGCAGGAGTCGAAAGACGCCCAGCACAAGAATCGCACCAACGACGGCCACCAGGAAACTATTCAAATTGAATCCACTGATACTGCCGCCAATGCCAAACATGGTCGCCAACCATCCACCGACAACTGCACCCACGATACCGAGAATGCAGGTCAGGAAAAAACCTCCACCATCACGGCCCGGCATGATCAGTTTGGCGATAACACCTGCAATCAGACCAAAAACAATCCAGGCAATAATTCCCATTTTCAGGCCCTCTTTCCAGTGAACGCATGCGCAAGACGCTCTTGCACTCGCACCCTAAGTATAGGCAAGCCACGATTCTGTGCTTTTGGGGGCCGCCTTAATTCGTTCAGTTTGAAAAAAAATTTCACCCATTTGTATTAAGTTCTGCCACGAAATGCCGATAATTGACGACAGTCTGTCAGGTATCCAGGAGTCATTAGGCGTGAGTCATTACCATGAGCAGTTCCTGAAGCAAAATCCATTGGCGGTGTTAGGCGTTCTTCGTGACCTCAATAAAAATCAGGTTCCGTTACGCATTTCCTGGTCGGGAGGCCAGCTCATCAGCAAAATTCTCTCGGTCAGCCCGGAGAGTCTGGTGATGGATTTCGGCAGTCAGGAGAATGAAAATCTTGCTGTTCAGCGCGCCAGACAGATAACCATTACCGCCGAAACGCAGGGTGCGAAAGTCGAATTTACGTTACCGCAGCTGCAGAGCGGCGAATACCAGCAGCTTCCGGCGTTTATGACTGCACTACCGCCCACCCTGTGGTTTGTACAACGACGCGAATATTTCCGTATCTGCGCCCCGCTGCATCCTCCCTACGTCTGCTCGGCAAAAATGCCGGACAACAGCACGCTGCGTTTTCGCTTATTCGACCTCTCTCTCGGCGGAATGGGCGCGTTGCTGGAAGGCGCCAAACCCGAAGGGTTGAAGGAGGGAATGCGGTTTTCTCAGATTGAACTCAACATGGGCGAATGGGGAATTTTCCATTTTGACGCGCAGCTCATCTCGATTAGCGAGCGTAAAGTGATCGACGGGAAAAATGAAACGATCACCACTCCCCGCCTGAGTCTGCGTTTTCTTAACGTCAGCCCGGCGGTGGAGCGGCAATTACAGCGGATTATCTTTTCGCTGGAGCGCGAAGCGCGGGAAAAAGCGAATAAGGTGCGCGAGTAACATCAACCCCGGTTACATGGCATTCAGCGCTTGCTGAAGTTTCCAGATGTAGCGCGGTGCCTGTGGCGCAGGATGGTTATCGGCAACATGTTCGATAAACTCATCAGGGTCAAGATCGTTGATCTTGCTGATCGCTTTTTTCCTGTCAGAGGAGAACGTGCGCAGCAGCGCCCCGGCCCCGTTCGCGTAGGAAACCACCAGCGCATATTGCATCACCTGCGGATCTTCGATTCCGGCCAGCGGACCGTTTTCCAGAATGCTCAGATAGGCGGCACCCATGGAGATATTACGTTCCGGATTTTTCAACTCGCTGGTCGACGGTTCGCCACTCCACCCCATTCGGCGATACACATCCCGTCCGGAGGTAGAGGCTTTCAACTGCATCAATCCTACGGCATTCGATTTACTGACCGCATTAGGGTTACCGCCGGATTCAATCGCGATAATCGCGGTGATCAGCTGCGGGTCCACGCCCCAGGCCGCACCGGCTTTTTCGCTGATCGGCATCCATTGCATCGCGCGTTTGACCGGAACTTCCGCATTCCAGGGCGGATTTTTATAATCCTGTTTTGAACTACAACCCGCCAGTAACACGATTAAAAAAGCAAACCATCTCAATTTCACTTCGTCTATCCTTTTCGCCGGAATCCATCGTTGAGGTGACAACAACACAACGTTGCGCTGAAACTTCAGCAGGCCGGATAAGCAAAGCACTACCCGGCAAAACGTTCTAATATATGCGGCATGATATACATTTGCATTCTATTGTCAGCAAGGAATTGCCATGTCTTTGTTTCATTTAATTGCTCCATCGGGCTACTGCATCAACCAACAAGCTGCATTACGCGGGCTTACGCGCCTTAGGGAAACGGGGCATCAGGTGAATAACGCTTCTGTCATCCATCGCCGTGAACAGCGCTTTGCCGGAACGGAAGCAGAACGCCTGGCCGACGTGAATTCCCTCGCCAGCCTGACCACTGCCGATACCATTGTGATGCCGGTGCGTGGCGGTTACGGCGCCAGCCGTTTGCTGGAGAACATTGACTGGCAGGCCCTGACGGCCCGACAACAGCACAATCCGTTACTGATCTGCGGACACAGCGACTTTACCGCCATTCAGTCCGGTTTACTCGCCCACGGCAACGTCATCACCTTTAGCGGCCCAATGCTGGCGGCTAACTTTGGCGCTGAAGAAATGAATGCCTTCACGGAATACCATTTCTGGCTCGCGCTACGCAACGCGCAATATACCGTGGAGTGGCAAGGTCAGGGGCCAGCCTGTCAGACCGAAGGGACACTGTGGGGCGGCAATCTGGCGATGCTGATTTCGCTCATCGGCACACCGTGGATGCCAAAAATTGAAAACGGCATACTGGTGCTGGAAGACATTAATGAGCATCCTTTCCGCGTTGAGCGTATGCTGTTGCAACTGTTTGATGCCGGTATTTTAAACCGGCAAAACGCGATTGTGCTGGGCAGCTTTAGCGGCAGTACGCCAAACGAGTATGATGCGGGTTACGACCTCGACGCGGTATACACCTTTTTGCGCTCACGTCTGTCTGTGCCGCTGATTACTGGCCTGGATTTTGGTCATGAGCAACGCACTGTGACCCTGCCATTAGGCGCACACGCGGTGCTGAAAAATGCGAAAGATGCCACCCAACTCACGATATCGGGTCATCCCGTACTCAAATCGTAAAAAAACCGGTCCGAAAGCGCAGAGTCTGACCCGTCAGGCGTTCAGTAAAACGCTGTTTCTGTCGTTTTTGTGTTAGGGTTTATTATTAAGAAACAGCGTAATTCAGGAGTAACCGAACGTTGGATGCCGCAGCAATCATTAGTCTGTTTATTTTGGGTTCAGTCCTCGTAACCTGCAGTATTTTATTAAGTTCATTCTCATCTCGCCTCGGCATCCCTATTCTGGTTATTTTTCTCGCTATCGGTATGCTCGCGGGCGTGGATGGCTTGGGCGGTATCCCCTTTGATAACTACCCTTTCGCTTACATGGTCAGTAACCTTGCGCTGGCGATCATTTTGCTGGATGGCGGCATGCGCACGCAGGCCAGCTCCTTTCGGGTCGCGCTGGGACCGGCCTTATCGCTGGCCACCGTGGGGGTTCTTATCACCTCCGGGTTAACCGGGATGATGGCAGCATGGCTGTTTCACCTCGATCTCATTGAAGGGTTGCTGATTGGCGCCATTGTCGGCTCAACGGATGCGGCGGCGGTATTTTCACTGCTGGGCGGTAAAGGGCTTAACGAACGTGTGGGTTCTACGCTTGAGATCGAGTCCGGAAGTAATGATCCGATGGCTGTGTTTCTGACCATTACGCTGATTGCGATGATCCAGAATCATGAGACGGCTCTGAGCTGGATGTTTGCAGTCCACATCATCCAACAGTTTGGCCTGGGGATTATGCTCGGCTTAGGCGGCGGCTACCTGCTTTTGCAGATGATTAACCGCATATCGCTGCCCACCGGTCTGTACCCTCTGCTGGCGCTCAGCGGCGGGATACTGATTTTCGCCGTAACCACTGCACTGGAAGGCAGCGGCATACTGGCGGTGTACCTGTGTGGACTCCTGCTGGGCAATCGCCCAATTCGCAACCGATTTGGGATCCTGCAAAACTTTGACGGCCTCGCCTGGCTGGCACAAATCGCCATGTTCCTGGTGCTGGGGCTGCTTGTGAACCCCTCGGATCTGCTGCCGATTGCCGTTCCGGCGTTGATCTTGTCCGCCTGGATGATCTTCTTTGCCCGCCCGTTGTCGGTCTTCGCGGGGCTGCTGCCATTTCGCGGCTTTAATCTGCGCGAGCGGATTTTCATCAGTTGGGTTGGGCTGCGGGGAGCGGTGCCGATTATCCTTGCGGTCTTCCCGATGATGGCTGGACTGGAGAATGCGCGGTTGTTCTTCAACGTCGCGTTCTTCGTGGTGCTGATCTCCCTGCTGTTTCAGGGAACATCGCTCACCTGGGCGGCCAAAAAAGCCAAAGTGGTGGTTCCCCCTGTCGGTTGGCCAGTCTCTCGTATGGGGCTGGACATCCATCCGGAAAACCCCTGGGAGCAGTTTGTTTATCAACTCAGCGCCGACAAATGGTGCGTTGGCGCAGCGCTGCGCGATCTGCACATGCCAGAGGATACACGCATTGCCGCCCTGTTTCGCGATAATGCCCTGTTTCATCCGACCGGCAGTACCCGGCTGCGTGAAGGCGACGTCCTGTGCGTGATTGGCCGCGAGCGCGATCTGCCCGCGCTGGGGAAACTGTTCAGCCAGTCGCCGCCCGTGGCGTTGGATCAGCGCTTCTTCGGCGACTTTATTCTGGAAGCCAGCGCGAAATATGCTGATGTGGCGCTGATTTACGGGCTGGACGATGGCACAGAGTACCGCGACAAACAGCAAACGCTGGGTGAAATTGTTCAGCAACTGCTTGGCGCCGCCCCGGTCGTGGGTGACCAGGTGGAATTTGCCGGGATGATCTGGACAGTGGCGGAAAAAGAAGACAATGCGGTACTGAAGGTCGGTGTTCGTGTCGCAGAGGATGAAGCGGAATAACGACGCAACATGCCGGATAAGCCTGGGGCGTTATCCGGCAGAACATTAAGTTACACTGTCACTACTGGCACGCGTAACGCTAACGCGCACATAAGCTCATAGCCCACCGTGCCTGCTGCAGAGGCGACATCGTCAATTTTCACCTCTTTGCCCCACAGCTCCACCGGCGTGCCAATCCCCGCCTGTGGACACGGCGTCAGATCCACCGCCAGCATATCCATTGATACCGTCCCCACCGTTCCGGTGCGTACACCGTCGACAAGGACGGGGGTTCCGCTCGGCGCATGGCGCGGATAGCCGTCCGCATAACCGGCCGCGACAATGCCAATGCGTTGTTCGCCACGGGCGGTATAGCGCCCGCCGTACCCCACCCGGTCGCCCGCTTTCAGGGTCTGCACGCCAATGATTTCGCTGCGAAGGGTCATCACCGGCTTCAGCCCGGTATTGGCGATATCCTGCCACTCTCCTGACGGCGATGCGCCATACAGAATGATACCCGGCCGCACCCAGTCAAAATGAGCCTCAGGATGCCATAGCGTAGCCGCCGAGTTGGACAACGAGCGACGACACTCCAGTCCTTCCGTAGCCAGAGATACCCGGGCCATGGCTTCACGGATGCCGTCCGGATGCTCGGCATCCGCAAAGTGCGACATCAGCGTCAGTTCGCCGACATTCGGCAGCGCACGCAGTTGCTGCCAGACGGTTTGCACTCTTTCCGGCAGGAACCCCAATCGGTTCATGCCGGTATTGACCTTCAGATAGACATCCAGCGGCGCGTTCAGTCGGGCATTCTGTAGCGCTTTCAACTGCCAGTTGCTGTGCACGCTGGTCGTCAGACGATATTTGTCGTACAGCGCCAGATCCTCTGCGTGGAAAAAGCCTTCCAGCATCAGAATCGGCCCCTTCCAGCCGCGTTCCCGCAGGGTGACCGCCTCCTCCAGATTGAGCAGGGCAAAGCCGTCAGTCGCGCCCAGAGCCGACCAGACGCGATCAATGCCATGCCCGTACGCATTGGCCTTTACCACCGACCAGATACGGGAGTTCGGTGCTGCCTGGCGCGCAATCCCCAGGTTTTGTTTCATCGCCTGCAGGTCAAGGCTGGCCAGTATAGGACGAGTCATCCGGATTCCTTATTAGCTATGTGCGCCATGCAAATGTCGTGGACGTGAGGGAGTAAATCCCGGTTGATAACGCGCAACGCTCAGGTCATCGTAAGGGATAGCCGGCGTCCGTCCGGAAAGAATGTCGCTCAGCAATTGCCCCGAGCCACAGGCCATGGTCCACCCCAGCGTGCCGTGTCCGGTGTTCAGCCAGAGATTTTTGAAGTGGGTACGCCCGACGACTGGCGTACCGTCTGGCGTCATCGGGCGCAGTCCGGTCCAGAACGTGGCCTGTTCAACATGCCCACCGCGCGGGAAGAGATCGCGCACGACCATCTCCAGCGTTTCGCGACGTGGTTGTAACAGTTCGGTATTAAAGCCCACAATTTCCGCCATCCCGCCCACACGGATGCGATTATCAAAACGGGTAATCGCAATTTTGTAGGTTTCATCGAGGATCGTAGACACCGGCGCGCCATCCTCCTGCGCCACCGGAATGGTCAGCGAATAGCCTTTTAGCGGATAGACAGGAATATCGACAATCCCTTTCAGCATAGCCGTCGAGTAGGAGCCAAACGCCATCACATACGCATCGGCCTTAATAATTTCCTCGCCGCACTTCACGCCATAAATCTGCTCGCCCTCATAAAGCAGCTTTTCCACCGGCGTGTTGAAGCGGAATTTAACGCCCGCCTGCTCCGCCATCAGCGCCAGTTGTTGAGTAAACAGCTGGCAATCGCCGGTTTCATCATTCGGCAACCGCAGGCCACCGGTCAGCTTATGCGCCACTTCCGCCAGCGCCGGTTCGACTTCCGCCAGGCGGCTGGACTCCAGCAACTGATACGGAACGCCTGCGTCTTCGAGCACGGCAATATCGCGGGTCGCGTTTTCGTACTGCTGCTCAGTGCGGAACAGTTGCAGGGTTCCACCCTGACGGCCTTCATACTGAATGCCGGTTGATGCGCGCAGCGCTTTCAGACAGTCACGGCTGTATTCCGCCAGACGCACCATGCGTCCTTTGTTTTCCATGTAATGGCTTGTGTCACAGTTACGCAACATTTGCCACATCCATTTAAGTTGAAATTGCGTCCCGTCAAGACGAACGGCCAGCGGCGCGTGCCGCTGGAACATCCATTTAATTGCCTTCAACGGAACACCGGGTGCCGCCCACGGCGCCGCATACCCCGGGGAGATTTGCCCCGCATTCGCAGCACTGGTTTCCAGCGCCGGGCCGGGTTCGCGATCGATGACGGTCACGTCATGTCCAGCCTGACTCAGATACCAGGCGCTGGTCACGCCGACAACGCCACTTCCCAGTATGACAACTCGCATAGCCACTCCGTTAACAGTAGGTAAAAGAACAATCATCTAATTACATCTTGATAACTCAGATGAAAATATTATTCAACATATGGCTTTTTTATGGTGACATACCTCACATATGTCTCTTGTGTCAGGCATATTGCTGGTTTGGGATCTCCTGCTGCGCGTCATTTTTATCCAGCATAAAATGCTGAAACACCTGCCTTATACGGCATCCCGATAACGTGAAATCGCAAAGAAAAATTTTCCCCACCAGCACGCTTTTTAACACGGTGTTCTATGCTTGAGATGAGGTGCTCCAGACAGAGAGCGCCGCTAACAATGAGGGTGCGCGAATGGCTACGATTGATTCCATGAATAAGGACACCACACGTTTGAGCGATGGACCCGACTGGACGTTTGATCTGCTGGATATCTATCTGGCGGAAATAGACCGCGTGGCGAAACTCTACAGACTGGACACCTACCCGCACCAAATCGAGGTGATCACCTCCGAACAGATGATGGATGCCTACTCCAGCGTCGGCATGCCGATCAACTATCCTCACTGGTCGTTTGGCAAAAAATTTATCGAAACCGAGCGACTGTATAAACATGGCCAGCAAGGGTTAGCCTATGAAATCGTGATTAACTCTAACCCGTGTATCGCCTATTTAATGGAAGAGAACACTATAACCATGCAGGCGCTGGTGATGGCGCACGCCTGCTACGGGCACAACTCGTTCTTCAAAAATAACTACCTGTTCCGCAGTTGGACCGATGCCAGTTCGATTGTTGACTATCTGATTTTCGCGCGGAAATACATTACCGAATGCGAAGAGCGCTACGGCGTGGATGAGGTGGAAAAACTGCTCGACTCTTGTCACGCGCTGATGAACTACGGCGTCGACCGTTACAAACGACCGCAAAAAATCTCCTTACAGGAAGAGAAAGCCCGGCAGAAGAGCCGCGAAGAGTATCTGCAAAGTCAGGTCAATATGCTGTGGCGCACCCTGCCGAAACGCGAAGAAGAGAAAACCATCGCCGAGGCGCGTCGTTATCCGTCCGAGCCACAGGAAAACCTGCTCTACTTTATGGAGAAAAACGCCCCGCTGCTGGAACCCTGGCAGCGTGAGATCCTTCGCATCGTGCGTAAGGTGAGCCAGTATTTCTACCCGCAGAAACAGACGCAGGTGATGAACGAAGGCTGGGCGACCTTCTGGCATTACACCATCCTCAATCATCTGTACGATGAAGGTAAAGTGACCGAACGGTTTATGCTGGAATTTTTGCACAGCCATACCAACGTGGTGTTCCAGCCGCCGTACAACAGTCCGTGGTATAGCGGGATTAACCCCTATGCGCTCGGCTTTGCCATGTTCCAGGACATCAAACGCATTTGCCAGTCACCCACCGAAGAGGACAAATACTGGTTCCCGGACATCGCGGGTTCCGACTGGCTGGAAACGCTCCATTTTGCGATGCGCGACTTTAAAGACGAGAGCTTTATCAGTCAGTTCCTGTCGCCCAAAGTGATGCGTGATTTCCGTTTCTTCACCGTTCTGGATGACGACAGACACAATTATCTGGAGATTTCGGCGATTCACAACGAAGAGGGATATCGCGAAATTCGCAACCGTCTCTCATCGCAGTACAACCTGAGCAATCTGGAGCCGAATATTCAGGTCTGGAATGTTGACCTGCGGGGCGATCGTTCTCTGACATTGCGCTACATTCCGCACAACCGCGCGCCGCTGGACAAGGGGCGTAAAGAGGTTCTGAAACATGTGCATCGGTTATGGGGATTTGATGTGATGCTGGAACAGCAAAACGAGGACGGTAGCGTCGAGCTTCTGGAGCGTTGCCCTCCACGCATGAACAGTCTGTAAAAATAAGCCCCTTCAACATGAAGGGGCCTTTTACTCTTTTCGCCGATGGTTCAAAGAGCCGCTTAGCGGCCTTGAATCGCTAAATCACCGGGCAGATTTTTCTGCATACGATGCCAGATTTCACCACTGTCATGACCGTAACGACGCACCGTTTCATAAACCTGATCGTGAGAACCCTGGTCACACAGCGTTGACAGCTTGTGGTAAAACGCCAGCGCCAGGCTGCGCGCTTCAGGATTCGCGAAATAGTGACGACCAATGCGGGTGTACAGCCCTTTCATCCCATTAATAATCAGACCGTAAATGGGGTTACCGGAGGCAAACGCCAGACCACGGAAAATGTTGTAGTCCAGATCGGCGAACGCATCGGCGTGATCGGCCACTTCATTTGCCGTCGCCAGCACTTCTTGTGCTTTCTCTGGATGTTGACGAAGCGCTGTGCGGATAAAGATTGTGGAAATGTTGGTACGCACCGACAGCAAATTATCGATCAACTGCGGGACACTCTCATGATCGAGTCGCGCAAGCGTCTCAAGAATATTGAGCCCGGACGTTTCCCAGAAATTATTCACCTTCGTCGGTTTGCCATGCTGAATGGTCAACCAACCGTCTCGCGCCAGACGCTGCAACACTTCACGTAATGTGGTACGCGTTACCCCGATAAGCTCGGAAAGTTCACGTTCTGCAGGCAAGATAGTGCCAGGTGGGAAGCGGTTATTCCAGATACTTTCAATAATGTACTCTTCCGCGAAACCCGCCGGGCTCTGCGCCTTAATGACCATAGTGAGATTTCCATTACACAGCAAAACATAGTTGCACTCATCATACCAGACGGGTTTCATGGCTGATAGCGGACAAAATAAAGAAAA
This Citrobacter enshiensis DNA region includes the following protein-coding sequences:
- a CDS encoding GlsB/YeaQ/YmgE family stress response membrane protein, which codes for MGIIAWIVFGLIAGVIAKLIMPGRDGGGFFLTCILGIVGAVVGGWLATMFGIGGSISGFNLNSFLVAVVGAILVLGVFRLLRRN
- the ycgR gene encoding flagellar brake protein YcgR, giving the protein MSHYHEQFLKQNPLAVLGVLRDLNKNQVPLRISWSGGQLISKILSVSPESLVMDFGSQENENLAVQRARQITITAETQGAKVEFTLPQLQSGEYQQLPAFMTALPPTLWFVQRREYFRICAPLHPPYVCSAKMPDNSTLRFRLFDLSLGGMGALLEGAKPEGLKEGMRFSQIELNMGEWGIFHFDAQLISISERKVIDGKNETITTPRLSLRFLNVSPAVERQLQRIIFSLEREAREKANKVRE
- the emtA gene encoding membrane-bound lytic murein transglycosylase EmtA; the encoded protein is MKLRWFAFLIVLLAGCSSKQDYKNPPWNAEVPVKRAMQWMPISEKAGAAWGVDPQLITAIIAIESGGNPNAVSKSNAVGLMQLKASTSGRDVYRRMGWSGEPSTSELKNPERNISMGAAYLSILENGPLAGIEDPQVMQYALVVSYANGAGALLRTFSSDRKKAISKINDLDPDEFIEHVADNHPAPQAPRYIWKLQQALNAM
- the ldcA gene encoding muramoyltetrapeptide carboxypeptidase; translation: MSLFHLIAPSGYCINQQAALRGLTRLRETGHQVNNASVIHRREQRFAGTEAERLADVNSLASLTTADTIVMPVRGGYGASRLLENIDWQALTARQQHNPLLICGHSDFTAIQSGLLAHGNVITFSGPMLAANFGAEEMNAFTEYHFWLALRNAQYTVEWQGQGPACQTEGTLWGGNLAMLISLIGTPWMPKIENGILVLEDINEHPFRVERMLLQLFDAGILNRQNAIVLGSFSGSTPNEYDAGYDLDAVYTFLRSRLSVPLITGLDFGHEQRTVTLPLGAHAVLKNAKDATQLTISGHPVLKS
- the dadX gene encoding catabolic alanine racemase DadX, which codes for MTRPILASLDLQAMKQNLGIARQAAPNSRIWSVVKANAYGHGIDRVWSALGATDGFALLNLEEAVTLRERGWKGPILMLEGFFHAEDLALYDKYRLTTSVHSNWQLKALQNARLNAPLDVYLKVNTGMNRLGFLPERVQTVWQQLRALPNVGELTLMSHFADAEHPDGIREAMARVSLATEGLECRRSLSNSAATLWHPEAHFDWVRPGIILYGASPSGEWQDIANTGLKPVMTLRSEIIGVQTLKAGDRVGYGGRYTARGEQRIGIVAAGYADGYPRHAPSGTPVLVDGVRTGTVGTVSMDMLAVDLTPCPQAGIGTPVELWGKEVKIDDVASAAGTVGYELMCALALRVPVVTV
- the dadA gene encoding D-amino acid dehydrogenase — encoded protein: MRVVILGSGVVGVTSAWYLSQAGHDVTVIDREPGPALETSAANAGQISPGYAAPWAAPGVPLKAIKWMFQRHAPLAVRLDGTQFQLKWMWQMLRNCDTSHYMENKGRMVRLAEYSRDCLKALRASTGIQYEGRQGGTLQLFRTEQQYENATRDIAVLEDAGVPYQLLESSRLAEVEPALAEVAHKLTGGLRLPNDETGDCQLFTQQLALMAEQAGVKFRFNTPVEKLLYEGEQIYGVKCGEEIIKADAYVMAFGSYSTAMLKGIVDIPVYPLKGYSLTIPVAQEDGAPVSTILDETYKIAITRFDNRIRVGGMAEIVGFNTELLQPRRETLEMVVRDLFPRGGHVEQATFWTGLRPMTPDGTPVVGRTHFKNLWLNTGHGTLGWTMACGSGQLLSDILSGRTPAIPYDDLSVARYQPGFTPSRPRHLHGAHS
- a CDS encoding SpoVR family protein, encoding MATIDSMNKDTTRLSDGPDWTFDLLDIYLAEIDRVAKLYRLDTYPHQIEVITSEQMMDAYSSVGMPINYPHWSFGKKFIETERLYKHGQQGLAYEIVINSNPCIAYLMEENTITMQALVMAHACYGHNSFFKNNYLFRSWTDASSIVDYLIFARKYITECEERYGVDEVEKLLDSCHALMNYGVDRYKRPQKISLQEEKARQKSREEYLQSQVNMLWRTLPKREEEKTIAEARRYPSEPQENLLYFMEKNAPLLEPWQREILRIVRKVSQYFYPQKQTQVMNEGWATFWHYTILNHLYDEGKVTERFMLEFLHSHTNVVFQPPYNSPWYSGINPYALGFAMFQDIKRICQSPTEEDKYWFPDIAGSDWLETLHFAMRDFKDESFISQFLSPKVMRDFRFFTVLDDDRHNYLEISAIHNEEGYREIRNRLSSQYNLSNLEPNIQVWNVDLRGDRSLTLRYIPHNRAPLDKGRKEVLKHVHRLWGFDVMLEQQNEDGSVELLERCPPRMNSL
- the fadR gene encoding fatty acid metabolism transcriptional regulator FadR codes for the protein MVIKAQSPAGFAEEYIIESIWNNRFPPGTILPAERELSELIGVTRTTLREVLQRLARDGWLTIQHGKPTKVNNFWETSGLNILETLARLDHESVPQLIDNLLSVRTNISTIFIRTALRQHPEKAQEVLATANEVADHADAFADLDYNIFRGLAFASGNPIYGLIINGMKGLYTRIGRHYFANPEARSLALAFYHKLSTLCDQGSHDQVYETVRRYGHDSGEIWHRMQKNLPGDLAIQGR